One Streptomyces sp. RPA4-2 genomic window carries:
- a CDS encoding MFS transporter, whose protein sequence is MPELTPRHRLLVLAICCMSLLIVSLDNTVLNVALPSMQKELHASVAGLQWTIDAYTLVLASLLMLAGSTADRIGRRRIFKAGLVIFTLGSVLCSLAPNLESLVAFRMVQAVGGSMLNPVAMSIITNTFTDPRERARAIGAWGAVVGISMAAGPLVGGLLVDSVGWRSIFWINLPVGLAALLLTWRYVPESRAPKARRPDPVGQLLVIALLGSLTYAIIEAPSSGVARTAAFGAIAVAALLGILRYEPRRAEPLIDLRFFRSAPFSGATVIAVSAFAALSGFLFLSTLYLQNVRGLDALHAGLWMLPMAAMCFVCAPLSGRLVGSRGPRLSLLIAGVATTASGLLFAAFEAETSNVTLVIGYVLFGLGFGFVNAPITNTAVSGMPRTQAGVAAAVASTSRQIGGTLGVAVIGAVLASGIHASAYRETFVSAARPGWWILTGCGLAVLVLGALTSGRWARGTAERTARQLAPAEVETREPVGARSQDAPAA, encoded by the coding sequence ATGCCCGAGCTCACCCCACGCCACCGCCTCCTGGTGCTCGCGATCTGCTGCATGAGTCTGCTGATCGTGAGTCTGGACAACACGGTGCTGAACGTCGCCCTGCCCTCGATGCAGAAGGAACTGCACGCGAGCGTCGCCGGCCTCCAGTGGACGATCGACGCGTACACGCTGGTCCTCGCGTCGCTGCTGATGCTCGCGGGTTCGACGGCCGACCGCATCGGCCGGCGCCGGATCTTCAAGGCGGGCCTGGTGATCTTCACCCTCGGCTCGGTGCTGTGCTCCCTCGCCCCGAACCTCGAATCGCTGGTCGCCTTCCGCATGGTGCAGGCGGTCGGCGGTTCCATGCTGAACCCGGTGGCGATGTCGATCATCACCAACACCTTCACGGACCCGCGCGAGCGCGCCCGCGCGATCGGGGCCTGGGGCGCCGTGGTCGGCATATCGATGGCCGCGGGCCCGCTGGTCGGCGGACTGCTGGTGGACTCGGTCGGCTGGCGCTCGATCTTCTGGATCAATCTCCCGGTGGGCCTCGCCGCCCTCCTGCTCACCTGGCGGTACGTCCCTGAGTCCCGCGCCCCCAAGGCCCGCCGCCCCGACCCGGTCGGCCAGCTCCTCGTCATCGCGCTGCTCGGCTCGCTGACGTACGCGATCATCGAGGCGCCCAGTTCCGGCGTCGCCAGGACCGCCGCGTTCGGCGCGATCGCTGTCGCCGCCCTGCTCGGCATCCTCCGGTACGAACCCCGGCGCGCCGAACCTCTCATCGATCTGCGCTTCTTCCGCTCGGCGCCGTTCAGCGGGGCCACGGTCATCGCCGTCAGCGCGTTCGCGGCGCTCAGCGGCTTCCTGTTCCTGTCGACGCTCTATCTGCAGAACGTCCGCGGCCTGGACGCGCTGCACGCGGGCCTGTGGATGCTGCCCATGGCGGCGATGTGCTTCGTGTGCGCGCCGCTGTCCGGGCGACTGGTCGGCAGTCGGGGGCCGCGTCTGTCCCTGCTGATCGCGGGGGTCGCGACCACCGCGAGCGGGCTGCTGTTCGCCGCCTTCGAGGCCGAGACGTCGAACGTCACGCTCGTCATCGGCTACGTCCTGTTCGGCCTGGGCTTCGGCTTCGTCAACGCCCCCATCACCAACACCGCCGTCTCCGGGATGCCCCGCACCCAGGCCGGTGTCGCCGCGGCCGTCGCCTCGACCAGCCGCCAGATCGGCGGCACCCTGGGCGTCGCCGTGATCGGCGCCGTCCTCGCGTCCGGCATCCACGCCTCCGCGTACCGGGAGACGTTCGTCTCGGCCGCCCGCCCCGGCTGGTGGATCCTCACCGGCTGCGGTCTCGCCGTCCTCGTCCTCGGCGCCCTGACCAGCGGACGCTGGGCACGCGGCACCGCCGAACGCACGGCGAGGCAGCTGGCACCCGCGGAGGTGGAGACGCGCGAACCGGTGGGCGCCCGCTCCCAGGACGCGCCGGCGGCCTGA
- a CDS encoding helix-turn-helix transcriptional regulator translates to MTTMVRETTTTPEPAAGAAPRGSAIRRHELAAFLRNRRERIPPEQVGLPRGHRRRTPGLRREEVAQLSAVGVTWYTWLEQARDIQVSEQVLDALARTLLLDSSERGHLFQLAGAVDPTPAARCPTLTPALRHMLTQLEPVPACIQNSRYDILAYNRTYARLMMSDLDAVAPEDRNCMVLVYTHEEWRRSIVLLDETMRMMAAKLRASMAGHLGEPAWKMLVKRLRTESAEFREIWERYEVFGGSRSKTKQFLNPYVGLLTLDHTDLWLAPDMGARMVTYAPTDEASRAGLEKLYEIARAAETEAAQGVGTPRAF, encoded by the coding sequence ATGACGACGATGGTGCGGGAGACGACCACCACCCCGGAGCCGGCCGCCGGCGCCGCCCCGCGCGGAAGCGCGATCCGGCGGCACGAACTCGCCGCCTTCCTGCGCAACCGGCGCGAACGCATCCCGCCCGAGCAGGTCGGACTGCCCCGCGGCCACCGCCGGCGCACCCCGGGACTGCGCCGCGAGGAGGTCGCCCAGCTCTCGGCCGTCGGCGTCACCTGGTACACCTGGCTCGAACAGGCCCGCGACATCCAGGTCTCCGAACAGGTTCTCGACGCGCTGGCCCGCACCCTGCTGCTGGACTCCAGCGAGCGCGGCCACCTCTTCCAACTTGCCGGCGCCGTCGACCCCACGCCCGCCGCGCGGTGCCCGACCCTCACCCCGGCGCTGCGCCACATGCTGACCCAGCTGGAGCCGGTCCCGGCCTGCATCCAGAACAGCCGGTACGACATCCTGGCGTACAACCGCACCTACGCCCGGCTGATGATGAGCGACCTGGACGCGGTGGCGCCCGAGGACCGCAACTGCATGGTCCTCGTCTACACCCACGAGGAGTGGCGCAGGTCGATCGTGCTCCTCGACGAGACCATGCGCATGATGGCCGCCAAGCTGCGCGCCTCGATGGCCGGACATCTCGGCGAGCCCGCCTGGAAGATGCTGGTCAAGCGACTGCGGACGGAGTCGGCGGAGTTCCGCGAGATCTGGGAGCGGTACGAGGTGTTCGGCGGCTCCCGCAGCAAGACCAAGCAGTTCCTCAACCCGTACGTCGGGCTCCTCACCCTCGACCACACCGACCTGTGGCTCGCCCCCGACATGGGCGCCCGGATGGTGACGTACGCCCCCACCGACGAGGCGAGCCGTGCGGGGCTGGAGAAGCTGTACGAGATCGCGCGGGCGGCGGAGACCGAGGCGGCCCAGGGGGTCGGCACCCCCCGGGCCTTCTGA